Proteins encoded in a region of the Perca fluviatilis chromosome 6, GENO_Pfluv_1.0, whole genome shotgun sequence genome:
- the htr1aa gene encoding 5-hydroxytryptamine (serotonin) receptor 1A a, producing MDFITTSNNNNNNSNATSGYPDGVDVVTDWDGGENGTGSGSLPDVKLSYQIITSLLLGALILASIFGNACVVAAIALERSLQNVANYLIGSLAVTDLMVSVLVLPMAALYQVLNKWTLGQEICDIFISLDVLCCTSSILHLCAIALDRYWAITDPIDYVNKRTPRRAAILISVTWLIGFSISIPPMLGWRSAEDRANPDACIISQDPGYTIYSTFGAFYIPLILMLVLYGRIFKAARFRIRKTVKKTEKAKVSEKCLTVSPAIFHKKTNGEAEGKGWKRSDESKHSSPCVNGAVKHGEEGESLEIIEVISNSKTHLPLPNTPQSSSQGFENMNEKTSGAKRKIALARERKTVKTLGIIMGTFIFCWLPFFIVALVLPFCAESCYMPDWLGAVINWLGYSNSLLNPIIYAYFNKDFQSAFKKIIRCKFHRP from the coding sequence ATGGATTTTATAACaacaagcaacaacaacaacaacaacagcaacgcgACCAGCGGTTACCCTGATGGGGTGGACGTGGTTACCGACTGGGACGGGGGTGAGAATGGCACGGGGTCTGGGTCTCTTCCAGATGTGAAGCTGAGTTACCAGATTATCACCTCTCTGCTCTTGGGGGCCCTTATCCTCGCCTCCATATTTGGCAATGCGTGCGTCGTGGCAGCCATCGCCCTGGAGAGATCTCTCCAGAATGTGGCTAACTATCTGATTGGATCCTTGGCTGTGACAGACCTTATGGTATCGGTACTGGTTCTGCCAATGGCCGCCCTCTATCAGGTTTTGAACAAGTGGACACTGGGGCAGGAGATATGTGACATATTCATTTCACTGGATGTACTGTGTTGCACATCATCCATCCTGCATCTGTGCGCCATTGCCTTGGACAGGTACTGGGCCATAACAGACCCAATTGACTATGTAAATAAACGGACACCAAGGCGAGCTGCGATCTTGATAAGCGTGACTTGGCTAATTGGTTTCTCCATCTCTATTCCGCCTATGTTAGGCTGGAGAAGCGCGGAAGATAGGGCGAACCCCGACGCCTGCATCATCAGCCAAGACCCGGGCTACACCATCTACTCCACCTTTGGGGCTTTTTACATCCCTCTCATCCTCATGTTGGTCCTGTACGGGCGAATATTCAAGGCTGCACGGTTTCGGATTCGAAAAACAGTCAAGAAAACCGAGAAAGCAAAAGTGTCAGAAAAGTGCTTGACTGTGTCTCCGGCCATCTTCCATAAGAAAACCAACGGGGAGGCCGAGGGCAAAGGCTGGAAGCGCAGCGACGAGTCCAAACACAGCTCTCCGTGCGTAAACGGCGCGGTGAAGCACGGAGAGGAGGGTGAGTCACTTGAGATCATAGAAGTTATCAGCAACTCAAAGACGCACCTGCCGTTGCCCAACACCCCTCAGTCCTCCTCGCAGGGCTTTGAAAACATGAATGAAAAGACCTCTGGGGCGAAGAGAAAGATCGCGCTGGCCAGGGAACGTAAAACGGTGAAAACACTGGGGATCATCATGGGAACTTTCATCTTCTGCTGGCTGCCCTTTTTCATCGTCGCGCTTGTACTGCCTTTCTGTGCAGAGAGCTGCTACATGCCTGACTGGCTGGGCGCAGTCATAAACTGGCTGGGCTACTCCAACTCTCTCCTCAACCCCATCATATATGCCTACTTCAACAAAGACTTCCAAAGTGCTTTCAAGAAGATCATAAGATGCAAATTCCACAGACCGTAA
- the LOC120561045 gene encoding uncharacterized protein LOC120561045, with the protein MDKEAEDMDDISSTPLFSMSSATTEDLADVDKLIHRDDVSEDQEVTGLRNHSVISDESGLAYPSSWCSSLDSDIPDLITPSDQNIDKEIKQVCQNFFNLENFETEADDFGENEDVWTTDTGSTSSLAIRSNESTVPALCPSSSSSNTAITKADKMLMQSTEAVKIQTDNYLEHDSKEVMMEGGCKGKLKRFFSGRRKNRVQTAPLEHLNDLSSGSQQGSLCSEEMPPTSCSAALGADVRSAQLQRVDYTDQTPEDTRNVLSSLSSATSSPPDYRVVEIIWAKCPEDPPLTESTTDEFQEEVSSSLSQQSTDFSEEDEEPFSQSSVEQSQSDSECLSNNQSDAEETKAKRSNNFSRFICKILSKNSVSSDLDKEAEDMDDISSTPLFSMSSATTEDLADVDELIHRDDVSEDQEVTGLRNHSVISDESGLAYPSSWCSSLDSDISDMITPSDQNIDKEIKQVCQNFFNLENFETEADDFGENKDVRTTDTGSTSSLAIRSNECTVPALCPSSSSSNTAITKADKMLMQSTEAVKIQTDNYLEHDSKEVMMEGGCKGKLKRFFSGRRKNRVQPAPLEHLNDLSSGSQQGSLCSEEMPPTSCSAALGADVRSAQLQRVDYTEDEDQTPEDTRNVLSSLSSATSIPPDYRVVEIISAKRPEDPPLTESTTDEFQEEVSSSLSQQSTDFSEEDEEPFSQSSVEQSQSDSECLSNNQSDAEETKAKRSNNFSRFICKILSKNSVSSDLDKEAEDMDDISSTPLFSMSSATTEDLADVDELMHRDDVSEDQEVTGLRNHSVISDESGLAYPSSWCSSLDSDISDMITPFDQNIDKEIKQVCQNFFNLENFETKADDFGENEDVRTTDTGTTSSLAIRSNESTVPALCPSSSSSNTAITKADKMLISQVIDETVKTPQSTETVKTPQSTETVKTPQSTETVKTPQSTEAVKTPQCTEAVKTPQSTEAVKKPQSTEAVKTPQSTEAVKTPQSTEP; encoded by the exons ATGGACAAAGAAGCAGAGGACATGGACGACATCTCCAGCACTCCTCTGTTCTCCATGAGCTCAGCGACCACTGAGGATCTTGCGGATGTTGATAAGCTGATCCATCGTGATGATGTTTCAGAGGACCAAGAGGTCACCGGGCTGAGGAACCATTCAGTCATCAGTGATGAGAGCGGGTTGGCATACCCCTCTTCTTGGTGTTCCTCCCTGGATTCAGACATCCCAGATCTGATCACACCTTCTGATCAGAATATCGACAAGGAGATTAAACAAGTATGCCAAAACTTCTTTAATCTAGAGAACTTCGAGACAGAAGCCGATGATTTTGGAGAAAACGAGGATGTCTGGACCACCGATACAGGATCAACCTCCAGTCTTGCTATCAGGTCAAATGAGAGCACGGTACCTGCCTTAtgtccctcttcttcctcctccaacACAGCCATCACTAAGGCAGATAAGATGCTGATGCAGTCCACTGAGGCTGTCAAGATTCAGACAGACAATTATTTAGAACATGACAGTAAAGAGGTGATGATGGAAGGAGGATGTAAAGGCAAGTTGAAGAGGTTTTTCAGTGGAAGGCGGAAAAATAGGGTTCAGACAGCTCCATTAGAACATTTGAATGACCTGTCATCTGGGAGCCAACAGGGCTCTCTTTGTTCTGAAGAGATGCCCCCCACCTCCTGCAGTGCTGCTCTGGGAGCAGATGTTAGGTCCGCTCAGCTACAGAGAGTGGACTACACGGATCAGACACCAGAAGACACCAGAAATGTTCTCTCATCTCTGTCCTCTGCCACCTCGAGTCCACCTGATTATCGGGTTGTTGAGATCATTTGGGCCAAATGCCCAGAGGACCCACCTCTGACTGAATCTACGACTGATGAGTTCCAAGAAGAGGTGAGCTCTTCTTTGAGTCAACAGTCCACTGACTTTAGTGAGGAGGACGAAGAACCCTTCAGCCAGAGCTCTGTGGAGCAGTCTCAGTCTGACTCTGAGTGTCTCAGCAATAACCAAAGTGATGCTGAGGAGACCAAGGCAAAGAGGAGCAACAACTTCTCACGCTTCATCTGTAAAATCTTGTCAAAG AATTCTGTTTCAAGTGACTTGGACAAAGAAGCAGAGGACATGGACGACATCTCCAGCACTCCTCTGTTCTCCATGAGCTCAGCGACCACTGAGGATCTTGCAGATGTTGATGAGCTGATCCATCGTGATGATGTTTCAGAGGACCAAGAGGTCACCGGGCTGAGGAACCATTCAGTCATCAGTGATGAGAGCGGGTTGGCATACCCCTCTTCTTGGTGTTCCTCCCTGGATTCAGACATCTCAGATATGATCACACCTTCTGATCAGAATATCGACAAGGAGATTAAACAAGTATGCCAAAACTTCTTTAATCTAGAGAACTTCGAGACAGAAGCCGATGATTTTGGAGAAAACAAGGATGTCCGGACAACCGATACAGGATCAACCTCCAGTCTTGCTATCAGGTCAAATGAGTGCACGGTACCTGCCTTAtgtccctcttcttcctcctccaacACAGCCATCACTAAGGCAGATAAGATGCTGATGCAGTCCACTGAGGCTGTTAAGATTCAGACAGACAATTATTTAGAACATGACAGTAAAGAGGTGATGATGGAAGGAGGATGTAAAGGCAAGTTGAAGAGGTTTTTCAGTGGAAGGCGGAAAAATAGGGTTCAGCCAGCTCCATTAGAACATTTGAATGACCTGTCATCTGGGAGCCAACAGGGCTCTCTTTGTTCTGAAGAAATGCCCCCCACCTCCTGCAGTGCTGCTCTGGGAGCAGATGTTAGGTCCGCTCAGCTACAGAGAGTGGACTACACGGAGGACGAGGATCAGACACCAGAAGACACCAGAAATGTTCTCTCATCTCTGTCCTCTGCCACCTCGATTCCACCTGATTATCGGGTTGTTGAGATCATTTCGGCCAAACGCCCAGAGGACCCACCTCTGACTGAATCTACGACTGATGAGTTCCAAGAAGAGGTGAGCTCTTCTTTGAGTCAACAGTCCACTGACTTTAGTGAGGAGGACGAAGAACCCTTCAGCCAGAGCTCTGTGGAGCAGTCTCAGTCTGACTCTGAGTGTCTCAGCAATAACCAAAGTGATGCTGAGGAGACCAAGGCAAAGAGGAGCAACAACTTCTCACGCTTCATCTGTAAAATCTTGTCAAAG AATTCTGTTTCAAGTGACTTGGACAAAGAAGCAGAGGACATGGACGACATCTCCAGCACTCCTCTGTTCTCCATGAGCTCAGCGACCACTGAGGATCTTGCAGATGTTGATGAGCTGATGCATCGTGATGATGTTTCAGAGGACCAAGAGGTCACCGGGCTGAGGAACCATTCAGTCATCAGTGATGAGAGCGGGTTGGCATACCCCTCTTCTTGGTGTTCCTCCCTGGATTCAGACATCTCAGATATGATCACACCTTTTGATCAGAATATCGACAAGGAGATTAAACAAGTATGCCAAAACTTCTTTAATCTAGAGAACTTCGAGACAAAAGCCGATGATTTTGGAGAAAACGAGGATGTCCGGACAACCGATACAGGAACAACCTCCAGTCTTGCTATCAGGTCAAATGAGAGCACGGTACCTGCCTTAtgtccctcttcttcctcctccaacACAGCCATCACTAAGGCAGACAAGATGCTAATCTCCCAGGTGATTGATGAGACTGTAAAGACACCGCAGTCCACTGAGACTGTAAAGACGCCGCAGTCCACTGAGACTGTAAAGACGCCGCAGTCCACTGAGACTGTAAAGACACCGCAGTCCACTGAGGCCGTAAAGACGCCGCAGTGCACTGAGGCCGTAAAGACGCCGCAGTCCACTGAGGCCGTAAAGAAGCCGCAGTCAACTGAGGCCGTAAAGACGCCGCAGTCAACTGAGGCCGTAAAGACGCCGCAGTCAACTGAGCCGTAA